From the genome of Gracilinanus agilis isolate LMUSP501 chromosome 2, AgileGrace, whole genome shotgun sequence, one region includes:
- the SNAI1 gene encoding zinc finger protein SNAI1 — protein MPRSFLVKKHFSTSKKPNYSELESQTVIVSPHLYDQSYPMLAIPAPEVLSPAICYPPLVWDNGLLSSFFTPVPAAAPGPPEEPKALDLTSLSSDDYDSGKGSDPPSPVSQEEETEKFSCGQCPESYTTLPSPSKHQQLQHSEDTQPRKAFICKVCEKEYVSLGALKMHIRSHTLPCVCKICGKAFSRPWLLQGHIRTHTGEKPFSCTHCSRAFADRSNLRAHLQTHSDVKKYQCKTCSRTFSRMSLLHKHEETGCSGSR, from the exons ATGCCTCGCTCCTTTCTAGTCAAGAAGCATTTCTCCACCAGCAAGAAGCCCAACTACAGCGAACTGGAGAGTCAGACAG TGATTGTGTCTCCACACTTGTATGACCAGTCCTACCCGATGTTGGCCATTCCAGCACCAGAGGTCCTCAGTCCAGCAATATGTTACCCTCCACTGGTCTGGGATAATGGACTGCTCTCTAGCTTCTTTACCCCAGTGCCAGCAGCTGCTCCTGGACCCCCAGAAGAGCCCAAGGCCCTGGACCTGACTTCTCTGTCCAGCGATGATTATGACAGTGGCAAGGGATCGGATCCCCCAAGCCCAGTCTCCCaggaagaggagacagagaagttCTCCTGTGGTCAGTGCCCTGAATCCTACACCACCTTGCCCAGCCCTTCCAAACACCAGCAGCTTCAGCACAGTGAAGACACCCAGCCCAGAAAAGCCTTCATCTGCAAGGTCTGTGAGAAGGAATATGTGAGCCTCGGTGCCCTCAAGATGCACATCCGGAGCCACACACTCCCCTGTGTCTGCAAGATTTGTGGGAAGGCCTTCTCCCGACCCTGGCTGTTGCAGGGTCACATCAGAACCCACACAG GGGAGAAGCCCTTCTCCTGTACGCACTGCAGCCGAGCCTTTGCCGACCGCTCCAACCTCAGGGCCCACCTGCAGACCCACTCGGATGTCAAGAAGTACCAGTGTAAAACCTGCTCCCGGACTTTCTCCCGAATGTCCCTGCTCCACAAGCACGAGGAGACGGGCTGCTCGGGCTCCCGCTAA